In Asterias rubens chromosome 10, eAstRub1.3, whole genome shotgun sequence, the following proteins share a genomic window:
- the LOC117295246 gene encoding transmembrane protein 53-like, translated as MEAAEVIDVSPSLRLHKYKSNAETPLVLLMPWMTCTEKAIKRYRQLYARRGYNVLTLFPKSSYYYWPSSAKVIAREIIHILLTHTDVAASPIIVHAFSIGSVVYSILLSQMLAENSKEIGELRDRIVGHVFDSMIIEGPWDRVKGVAHILSSRWLMQQLIFSVAHVYYLLTYKYTQRVMNEAKAAMYKNPFQTPLLVFYSAVDPMCKTKTMEDFVRCWADRTGQLAHLKAWDDAPHAGGLQKYPEEYTKTLFKYMDSLELKGAQNHPSKL; from the exons ATGGAAGCTGCTGAAGTCATTGATGTGTCTCCTTCTCTAAGATTACATAAATACAAATCAA ATGCTGAAACACCACTGGTTCTTCTGATGCCATGGATGACATGCACCGAGAAAGCAATTAAACGCTACAGGCAACTCTATGCCAGAAGAGGCTACAATGTCTTGACCCTCTTCCCAAAGTCCTCCTACTACTACTGGCCGAGCAGTGCCAAAGTCATCGCCAGGGAAATCATTCATATTCTCCTGACTCATACAGACGTGGCAGCATCACCCATCATCGTGCATGCTTTCTCTATAGGTTCAGTTGTGTACTCCATCCTACTATCTCAGATGCTTGCAGAGAACAGTAAGGAAATCGGCGAGCTTCGAGACCGCATCGTTGGGCACGTCTTCGATAGCATGATCATTGAGGGACCATGGGACAGGGTGAAGGGCGTGGCACACATCCTCTCAAGTCGTTGGTTGATGCAGCAGTTAATATTCTCCGTAGCTCATGTGTACTATCTACTGACGTACAAGTATACTCAGAGAGTAATGAACGAGGCCAAAGCAGCGATGTATAAGAATCCATTTCAAACTCCTCTCTTGGTGTTCTACTCGGCTGTTGATCCAATGTGTAAAACTAAAACCATGGAAGACTTCGTCAGGTGCTGGGCCGACCGCACTGGACAACTTGCGCATCTTAAGGCTTGGGATGATGCACCTCACGCTGGAGGGCTTCAGAAATACCCAGAAGAATACACCAAGACTTTGTTTAAATACATGGACAGTTTGGAGCTGAAGGGTGCTCAAAACCATCCATCCAAGCTTTAA